The Accipiter gentilis chromosome Z, bAccGen1.1, whole genome shotgun sequence DNA window TGCCATAAAAAACTCtttcatacacacatacacataattCTGACAGCTGAGTTTCAGAGCTACCAAATACATTAAGCCACATTAGCCAAGATCTAGTTTTACctttatataaattttattttatcagcTTGGCTCCCCAAAAAAGCAGCCAACTATACTTCAAATGGGCAGGTAGGACTGCACAACCCATATAAAAATAGTCCATCCTTAACCATCCATTAGTTGAAGATTTAATAAAGGACTCTGCCTTTCACCAGTGTTATGCACATTTTAGTAGTCTGTGATAGGAAATGTACTGCAGAAAGTTTCACAACATAAATTTTCAGTTCATAAACCATACTTACACTGATTCAAGTCTCCTGAATGAAACATTCTGAACCTATGGAAGTgttgtttcttattttactttcatATCAGTGAGAAAACATGTTAAAACAACCTCCCCTTAGTAGCCAGAAAGACTCTTCCTTGACTTTCCTTTAATTTCTCTGGAATAATACCTGGCtatccaaaatgaaaataaagatgatAAAGAACCTCTTTTCCTTGCTCACTTTCCACCCACGCAGAACTGGTGGAGTCACTCTAAGAATGTGTGGTtttttacttacagaaaaaaatctacctCTCCTGCTAGTTTCTGAACCCTGGGGTATGTGATTGAAGGAATCAAGAACAAGTTCACCAGAATTAAGTCCAATTGTCAGTGTAACTCCAGTTTATGTTATTGGGACAtctaaaaaagaaagcagaaaatcagTCAACAACAAAAGATGTTTTCTAGTGTTTGACACGAAGAAAACAAACCTAGATAATTACTCAGAAATCCAAACCAAGCTCCTGAGTAGAACCtttcaattagaaaaaaagaaggtacTACACAGTATACATGAACTCTAATCTCTATACATGGATGTTGTGATGCCAGACTCAAAGACAGGATGCTTTCACACATCATAGTATGAGAGATGCTGCCTAATAATGCCAGACAGCACCATCTTCAAGTATCTTACATCAAGAATCTGTCTTAGCAAGGACCACATGTAATATTCACTGTCACTGACATTCCTAGGAACTATTATCAAGTCAAATGTTCTTGGCTTGCAAAAAGTCCCAGAGACATACCAGACTAACATTTGCAGAAGTACCTCCATCTTTGGGGTACCTGTTTGGCCACAGCTTGTTCCTCTAAGTGGAGCAGCCAAGATTTAAGGCAGCCAAAATCCTCATGCACCCCCAAAAAATCTAACCAATTTAGACCTCAGATAAAGACTGGAGGCCCTCTTTGTACCACTTGAAGAACATCTACTAAAAGTTTAATAATGACATCTACTAGAAGTTTAATAATCACAAAAACTTAATCTCTAATGAAAGGTTAATGTGTTATGGAAGACTCTTACATGAGGCAAAGTATAATAGGGTTTCGAGGGCAAACCTACTCAGACAGTTTGTCAGCAGCATGCAGTTGGCTTCTGAGGCAACAGGATAATTATCTGAAGAGTGTCAAGTGGGCAGCTGCGACTGATAGAAGAGCCTTTAAATGGTGCAAAGACCCAGGTGACCTGCTGGTCTAGGAATGATAAAATAATCATATTCCATCACTCACTGTAACAAGCTGTTACCAGAGCATTTGTTCTAACACTGCTGAAAGCCTATAGAATTAAGGTACAGATAGGGCATGTTCCAGTGTGTCCGTGACATGCATAAATTTTTGCAGGATGAAGCCTTAAATAATACTGTTATTTTATGACATCAGAGTGAGACAAAAGATCATCAAAAGATTACCCATATTCCCATTTAGACCACATTGATAAACAAAGCACATTTAGCAAAAGGTGGTAGTAGAACTGCTGTACCCACACTGAAGTAACAACTCCTGCTGTATCCTGCTGTGCTACCGCTACAGCATCCCCGATCCACagcaagagaaacagcagaaaactgCTGTTTGCCTCAGAGGAAAATATCTGATTGTTTTGGTAATATTGCAGCTCCTGCTGACCTTGCTGTGAAGAGGACCAGTATCCTAACCACTCAAGCATGTCTGATACTCTGTTCCTTAAGTGATTATATTACATGGACTAACCAGTTCACACTTACTTGTCCAGTTGGACTGTGATGGTCTTTAAGCAATTGGACTTGTCTGTGAAAAAATACTGCATCTGGAAGtggcagagatttttctttttgttaagcaTGTTTTTCAGTCCAATCAGACTTGGCACCAAGTTTGGCAAAATTATTTGTTATTACTGATCTTTCTAAAAACCAGGTTTGTGAAAATGATGCcaaatctaaaatatttaatcTAGGAAGATGCCAAGATCTTACTTAGGTGCCCTTTTAAAGCTGCAGGagtttaaaatacagtatttgataGGAAGACCTTACACAAGTCTGCCTTCACTGTGTTGCATCTgactgtccttttctttttctctgatcttCCACTTAGAGCATTGCACAAATGAAAGGTTTCCTCAGATTGGCCTACATTAGCATAGTCTTCATAGTATTTATCAAAGATAGCTCATAAAGTATAACATTGTCTATGAAGCAGACTCACAAGTATATATCGGGGTCTATGTGGCATTATTTCATCAGCATTCCAGAGTGGTCAGTTGGCAAAAGTTGGCAAAAGAATATAGATGAACACAAGGAAACAAAGGGATTTCATAGGAACTGAAATTATGTGCTGATCTAGTCGTAGAAAACTCAGGCAtatgggtttggtgttttttttctttcttgcatccTTCCACTTGCTGGAAGGGCTTAGCGGAGGAGACTGACACAGGAAATCCTGCTTCACAGTTGGCGCAGAAGTATAACAGGTTGTTGGTACCTTATTTAATGTCATAGCAAAGCAGTATTTGGCCAGCAACAAATATAGTACATGATGaaatttttctgattatttcctTTGGGAATAAACAACAGAACTTGATTTTTCAAAGTACCATTTAGATCTGATAACCAATGCATATCTGGTAATACCAGCAAGCGCCTCAGACATGCTGAGAATTTTAAAACCCCACATGTTTGAATACTATACATTTAGCAATGAGATATTCACctcatttttgtcctttttctcatttattgGAACTCATCTCTATATTTTAACAAGCCCTACTTTTAACAGTATTTAAGACTGAATTTTGATAAATTAAAGAACAAGGCCATAACAAGCTCCCCAGGGCTTTGCACTCTGTGTGCTTTAACTTTAGATTCATAATTTGCCTGCATATTTTGTGCTTGATATCATTTGGAGTAGTAAAAGGAATCATTTAAGAGCAATGTATTTCCCTTGGATAACCATCTATGATCCCTTTTACAACTACAGGGGAAGGGAACACAACACCTTCACAACATCTCATCTGAACTTCAGTGACAATGGCATTATATCTAAGAGTATTTTTACCAAGTTCTTCCAAAACCACTTAAAATCCCACACATACTGAGGCCTCCACAATATTTCAGTGAACTGTGCCACGCATAGTCATTACTCACCAACAAAAATGTAGGTATACAATTTAACTATCACCCAAGGCCTGTTTCAATGCCTTATATTTTGCTTCAAGGCAGAGTAAGCATCAGTTAACTATTCTTTTCAGGTGACATACTTTAATAGCActtcaagagaaagaaattacaagAGGCTAAGCAACACAGTATCTGCCTCAGGTTAGGCCCCTGACTGCTCTGACCTCcaaattgcttttcagaaaatgagCAAGCATACCAACTTTAGACACTACAAGATGGGTGGTCATGATGCAGAAGGGCTGAAGAACTTCTGGGAAAAAGTCATCCAAGAGCAAACTAAGCAACGAGAAGGTGAAGAATCTAGGTTAAGTAAAAGCGCCCTGAACAAGtaagtggtatttttttcttttgcacaagaCAGCAAGGCATGTCATCACGTGCTTTAAAATAAGGTAACCCGTTATTGTACTGCTTTATTCATAGCACAGATTGTGTTCTGGATCTTTGGCACTTTTCCTCTCACAGCTGCTTGTCTCATATTTCCATGGCTCTTCTGCATGGAAACTCAGACACCTCTCTCTCCTGAACCTCATGAGCATTCTTCAAAGGCCTTGGAGTGTAGCCacataaaaataaagcactttgGCACTATGGCTTGTGACAGACAGAAAGTATCAGGATTTTTACCTGGAACTGGTACAgctacacagaaaaataaaatagtattacATTAAAGACATAGGCAAACTACTCATTTAATGTGTAGCATAAACAAAACCATAGCATTTTTATCATCTTCAACAGCCCTTTGCATCATATAAGCCAAAAGGTAGAAACAGTACAGTAAGATTTTCCTGCCCCATGAAACACATTTCATAAGCATTCCTGATATACAACAGATAAAAAATAAGGctattcaaatattattttttcttttccataacaGTGTAAAACAACAGGCACCACCTAGAAAGCTCTGTGACTCTGGTATAGATATTCTGCACAAGTGTGGTAGACTGCTTCAAGTACTTGCTCACCCTATTGCACCTCAGGAGTTTGAACCAGGGTCTCCCCCACATTAAGTGAATCCCCTGACTAATATCAGATGGAGAAAGAGAATAAGAAATACTTGTGCCTCTTGTGTTTTTCTGATGGGCTTTCCTCCTGAAGTTGACAAAGGTTTTCTTGCACACTTTCCTCAAAACTAGATCATTCACATAAATTAGTTTGACTCCAACAAGCTGTAATGTGCTGGTAAAGcgctgtttcttttaaaaaagttccagGTAATCTAACCCTCATGCCCAAGGAGGGTGTACCCTTTATTGTCATTTCAAAGATGAGGAAATCAAGACCTGGGCAGGCCTTGTGTCCCAGCAGAGTCAGATGTAGAATCCTGCTCCCAGTATCCTACTCCGGCTAGTCAGTAATATTCCCAAATCACCAAGGTGGCGGAGAGAAAATGTGTAATAAAACCCAGGAAAGTGTTCAGCTGCACTGGAAACCTTTGCCACTCTAGCTTCACAAAAAACTACCACAAGAAGACACTGCAAACCAATTGCAATTAGGGGTGTAGATAAGTTTTGTAACTTCACAAAGTTAAAAATGCTAAAAGCTTTTATAAGTTCTTTGCTGAATAGAAAAGAATTGCAGGAAAAGAACTTCGAATATGTCTTAACTTACATATTCAGTATGTCTTAACTGACTGCTCACAAGTGAAACAGACCCAAGCAAGTTCCTTTAAGGTCACTTGACCAAAGCCCAAGTTGTTCACAAAGTGTTctctaatttgaaaaaaaatatactttcagGAGGTAATAGACACTGTCATTACAAAATCTACAGGTCCGCTACCTCATGTAAGTGGCACTTGGGAGAATTAGATGGCTCTAAGTATAGGCAAGTGCTCCCTCTGTGACACCCAGGACACTAGTTGACAAGGAACACCAGTGCTTTCAATGGCAAATTTTTACTAACTAATTGCACCAATTTTTTTGAGGCTTAACTATACACACGAGAGAATAGTGAAGCCAAGACAGGGTAGACCAGAGAGAATTTTAAAACACAATCTGAAATCAAACTCAGAAGCCAAACCAGCACAAGCACCCATGTGAAACAGCTACTGCTAAGTTATTCTCAGATTAAATCATTGGCTGCTCTTCTTTTTAACACACCAAATGTAATATAAAAAACCATGTATTCCATGATGCATTTGGCATTACCATATGATATCTAATCCTATAGCATTGCTGGGCCAGGTGTTTCATAACaccattttctttggaaaatgacCCAGCCAAAAATATCTTGCAGTGGTCCCTAATGATCTCTTCTACTGTCTGTACTATACTTGCATCTTGAAGCTATGTGGCTCCTCTCATATGTGACATCAATTCCTTTCATTAAACGCATACAAGGTCTGCAGAGATTTAGGGTACAAAAtggttactttatttttatttttttttacttcagagtAAACCAAAATGGACATATTTAACGTTGTGCTTGCTGTTCTCCACAGCATTTTACAGTAAACTTGGGGGGTCAGGGGTTGTAATTGTAGTTTTAATCTACACATTGAATGACCTTACTGGTTAGCCACTTCTGTGTGGCTTTGAGAATACCCCAGAGGAAAAACCAGAGCTCTTCACACTGACAGTATTTCAGCAGTTGTTTGACTCATTAGGAATCCAGCAATGTCAACCACTGATAGCATCAGCACTATCCCTTTCTCCCCTGCCTTCCCAATCTAGCAAGCTACAGAGATGTGTAGATGGTAAATAAATATGGGACAAGTGCTATGGTGATGAAAGAGAGATTCCACTGAAGAGCCCTGGATACATTTGAAGGATTTGGCTCAGTACTTGTTAAGCACTTGTCCTCTCTTTGCAGACTCCGCCACGAATGGACTCTGCGGCTGGAAGGCCGAGCAAGGCAGGTCCAGGCACACGCAAAAACGCAGAAAGAACAGATGACGCTGCTGCCCATCGAGACTCTTCCCTCGCCAGATAAAACTGTTGCTTAAAGTTACTGGGAAAACACAGAAATCTGTGGGCCTGACTCTGACCTTCTGCATGCACGTATAAACCAGCAGTTACACTGCTGAACAAGCAAAAGATCAGAATCTGGCCCTTTTCCAGATTACTTACTAGAGCTACTAATAAAGTCCTACTGAAATTTAGTGCAAGAATAAGGTCACAGTAGGTAATCTCAGAAAAAATATATGCAAAGGGATAGTTGAGAAGCAGACACCTTTAATTCTCCATGATATATTATTACTGTGATGCAGCAGGACTTTCTTATGTAACTCTGCATTTCCCAGTGACAACATATTTCTAGGAAAGAGGATGGCTTGATTAATAGGAATAATACATTCAAACGGCTGCATGCAAAACTGCACATTTCCATTTACAGAGCTCCATTTACAGGGCTTAATGCAGATACAAGCTGTTCTGCCTGTCTTGATGAGCCACAGTGAAGGGAGTTAAGGATTAGTCTGATCAGCTGGACAGAAGGAGAAATATATTCTTCAgtggaatcaggaaaaaaaaagaatgagcttTTCTGATCAACATATAAGAAAATTTACAGATCTTAATCATTAAATGAACAGAGGAAAGGATTTTGACTTTCATGGGGTAGGTAAGAAAAAGACTACTGAGTTTATTATGAACCCGTCTGAGAAATGTCAGAGCAAGTGAGTATGAAGGACAGTTTGAAATAGAAGGCAGTGAATCAGTTCATCATAACAGCACAGGAATGCTTTGCAAGATATCACGTGCCATACCTGGTGTGCACTAATCCAAACACTTGTTGCATTTCATCTTCTAGGTCAGGTGAAGGGAGGAATAACTAAACGCAGGGTATTAATAGTGTGTTCTGTTTACCTATATGTCTGTGTATCTAAATATGTTTTGGATTAAAACATTTACTTGTTATCTCTTCAATTAAGTTCTTTGATATGCAAGTCTAAACAACTATTTTTCTCTAACAATATTGAGCCAGATGGAATGTTACTTTGCATCTTTGTTTATACTGAAGAAGTGGACAGGAATACATTCgataaatttcaaaataaaacaaaaattaaaccattttgacctgacagaaatgctttttttatccttttaaaacagcatttcattaaaaaaaacacagtttTACAGAATGTTCACACTGTTATGTAGTGACATTCTCCCACATTAAAAAACATGTTATCACAAAAATGTTGCTATTCCACAAAggattaaaacaattaaaaacttatAAATTGTTCCTTGGTTATTCAAAACTGAAGGGAATGTCGAATCAGTCTCTTTTCATATAACCCAACCCAAAAAGCAATTGTTTcttccagtgggtttttttcctattagaaAAGCAAtgctaaaaaataataaagttgtagttgcttttgcctttgcagaatggtctctttcttctgtgtttgtttatttcccACTATTATCTAAAAAGTTCTTTTGCTGCCACGGAAGTTAAACATTATCTCTGCTGAAGAAGATCAAACAGGACCTGAACCTGCTGCTACTTACATAAAAAACATAGTTCACTGTTCTGTAGTGTAGCTAAAGGACACAGACAGGGCCTACTGAAATGGAGAAATGCCAGATTCCCCACTTCTGAAAACAAGGTCTACTAGATTTGCTAGCTTAACTATTGCTTTATGGTGTTGTAATGTCACCGACATCAGTGCAGCTTACCCCTCCTCTATGCCAGTGTGACAAGAGAAGAAGATCCAAGAAAAGCTGGCCCAACAAGCATTTACTGTTCTTTTACATTTAATGTCAATGCTTTTAATTATTAGGAACACTCTTATGACAGTATAGCTGTTTATGCAGTTACATAAGATATAGGAAAAAGACCACACAAGTAGATGTGATCCACACACAGCAATTTTCAGCACTCCCCAGAGAGTACCCGAAAACCAGCTTAGGTCCCCACACAGTAGCTTTTCCATCAGGAGCTCTGAGGAGGTCGAGGTATGTGTGAATCACTTCCACTACAAGCAGGCAACATCACATTGACTACACGCCGGAGGAGTATTGCAGGAATTGTTTATCTTCGGAAGTACGTGGAACCCGTTTCAGTCGTGAGTGGGTTTCTGATATATCCACTGTAGCACAGAGTGTGTATATCACAAGTGTGAAAGACTAAAATCCTACCACTCTTAGTCAAAACCAGCCCTTTGTGAGTTGCTCATGTGCAGATGCATTAGTCATGCTTACCTATTCTAACACATACTTTACAGACAGCAGTATCCTCACACCTCCATGTTATTGAATGCCAAATGCTTTCTGTTCCCAAATGTGGATGTTCATCCACTTTTCACTGCTGCTGCACATACAATCAGACTGAGAAAGGAATCAAGTACTAGAAATAATAAAGTCTAGGAGCCAGATGTAGCCAGATATGCAGCGTGCAAACTGCAAAGCTGAAGGCAGACAGTAAGGTGACAGGATAGCATTTTGTCCTTTTGCTTTAGTTACTGGATTGGTGAAATTTTAGCCTATTTTCGGCATTTCAGACATGCCTGAAAATGCCAAACCTGGCTTTcatgaaaaaagcaagcaagcaaaagtcaCTTCAAGTTGAGTTGTTATATTAAAAACATCTGCCTCATTCATGTACACAGCCTCCATTGATAAAACAGGATATCCAGTAAGCATAAGCTGGTGGGAGAGAAGGCCCCCTTCAGCtgaacacagcatttttttcatccCTAGTCCCTAGTACCTCCCtctttccaatggaaaaaaaaaaaaatttaaacaaaaatttagATTACAATAGCTATATCAAGAAAGTTGGACTAGctatttgagaagaaaaattaattaccCAGATACTTTTTTCCTTGGAGTTTATTAATTTGCCTAatagaaaaagaatttgaattGAGTATCAGTTAGTCTGCATAACCAGTACCACCCTGAGCCTGCACTAGCAAGAGGTTACCATGTCTTACATCAGCATATAAGCCAGTTCAGCACTTGCCTAAGGCACAGAAGAACAACTAAAATTTTACGGGATGGGTCAGAGACTAGTGGTTTTGGTCATGGGACTTTAACTGTATGATATATGATGTAATAGGTGTGGATCATATCTATGAGGTAATGCACTTAAGCTGGCATACTGATATCAGCTGCAGAACGCCCACTTAGCATGGCCAAATTTTATGTGCATGGCAGATAATGTGAGCACATACTACATTCATTCACATGGTTATTCTTA harbors:
- the LOC126036133 gene encoding protein FAM240B-like gives rise to the protein MSKHTNFRHYKMGGHDAEGLKNFWEKVIQEQTKQREGEESRLSKSALNKLRHEWTLRLEGRARQVQAHAKTQKEQMTLLPIETLPSPDKTVA